The genomic DNA GTATCTCTTCTGATCATGAGTGTACGACTGCGGAGGAGGCCCAAGAGAAGCTGGCCGCTGGCATGCGTATTTATATTCGTGAAGGAAGTGCAGCAAAGAATCTTGAAGCGCTGTTGCCAGTTGTGACTCCAGCAAATGCTTCAAGATTTAGCTTCTGCACAGATGATCGTGATCCGGTGGACCTTCAAGAAGAGGGGCACCTCGATCATGTCGTTCGCAAATCAGTGCGTCTTGGACTTGACCCCGCAACTGCATTGGCGATGGGTTCTTTGCATACGGCAGAACATTATGGCTTGAGGGATTATGGCGCCATTGCCCCAGGTCGATATGCCGATCTCTTTATCTGCGATGATCTCAAGACGCTTCGAGCCACCATGGTGTTGCATCATGGTCGTGTCGTTGCGCAGGACGGTTGTTTGACCGCAGACCTTCCGGCGCCAAGCGATGTTCCAAAACACATGTTAAATACAGTTGTTCTGCCAGAAGATCTTTCCGAAAAATCACTTATGGTAAGTGCGCCCGATGACCTTGGCCTCATCAAAGTGATTCACATGCTGCCTGGCCAAATTGTGACCGGGTCATTGGACATGACACCGGCGGTGGTTAACGGGGAGATTGTTTCTGATATAGAACAGGATGTTGTTAAAGCTGCTGTCATTGAGCGACATCACGGCACAGGAAACATAGGCTTGGCCTTTGTGCATGGATTCGGTATCACCAATGGGGCATTGGCCAGTACTGTTGGGCATGACGCTCATAATCTTGCAGTCGTTGGTACCAACGATGCGGATATGATTTGCGCTGCGAATGCTCTGGCTGCAACACAGGGCGGCCAGTGCGTTGTCCAGAACGGCCAGGTATTAGCTGTGGTGCCGCTGGCACTGGCGGGTCTCATCTCTGTCGAATCGACTGTTGCTTTGGTGGAAAGCAGGCGTTTGTTGGCCCAAGCCTGCGATCAGATTGGTTGCACCTTGCCCGACCCCACGATGGCGCTCAGTTTCATGCCGTTGTCAGTGATCCCGCATCTCAAAGTGAGCGATCAGGGACTCATTGATGTAGATCAGTTTCAGATTGTTGGCATTGCTCGTTGACGTAATTTCAAAGAAGCCTCGTATGGCATCAGAAACTTACGTTGATTGTCAGATATCCACCACATCTGAATTAAGAGTGTGACCGTGACTCCGGTCAGAAAGCCCATGAAGACGTCGCTCATAAAGTGTGCTTCAAGTATGACTCGTGTGGCACCAACTGCAGCAGCGATCAGTACCCAGAGTGGTCCCAAGCGTCGATTCATTAACCAAAAGACTGTACATGCAGTTGCAATGGTGGTGGCATGGCCTGAAGGGCAACTGTTGAAGTGATAGCCGATCTCAAAGAACTGAAATCCGTAGATGCCTTCCTCAAGAAACAAGCCGGGCCTGACACGCCCGATGGTGATCTTAATGAGTGGTACGAGCAAACCAGAGAGAATGATAGATAGAAGTCCAAACCATGCCCATGCAGCGACTGCTTGAAAGCGACCAATTCGAGCCGCAATCAAAATCGCCAGAAAACTTGCAATCCACGGTTCAGTGCGACCAAAGGTGGTCAAAAATTCTGCCGGTAGCACTGTTGCTTTCGATCTGAAATCATAGTTTGCCTGAGCCATTTGTTGATCTGCAAAAAACCAACAAAGAAGACCAGCGACGATGAGCGTCGCCGCAAGGCAGAAGAACCAACGGCGATTGGTGGGGTCGTCTAGATAGGCTGGCTGGAGCCAGCGTGGTAATGAACCAGGCTGTTTATTGGATTCGATCATGGTTTTGATGTTGTACGTTTAGGGATTCTCTACCTCAATCGTAACGACTGCATCAGGAGCCCCCTCGACTGGGCCATCTGTCGCGCCGATTGAGCAAACCACAAAGTGAAGCGGATTCCGAGAACCATGACGCGCTGGTAATGCTCGAACGACGGCATTTTCAAAAGCCGTTTGAATATCAAGTGTAGCGGCCTGTCCTGTAAACCGTTTCGCGGCCTTGTCGGTAGGGCAGAGGTCTAAAAGTTGAATCTCAATAACTTGATTTGTGACTGCATGGGCAGCCACCTGGTCAGCGAGTTGTTGTTGTAGCGTTCCATTTGTCGACTGAGGATCTGTGTTTTTTTGAGGAATCAAGAGCATTGTCAGCCGCATTGTTCCTGATGCGGGATCCCAAACACCAAAGATACGCTGGATCGAATCTGCGACAATTTGGTGGGCTGGAACGCGCCTTTCAAGAGCATCATCTCGAGCAGCGGTGTAAGCATGTTCAAGTTGCCCAGATGGGGCATACCCAATAAATGATGGTTGCTTATTTTTCGGTACGAACGTATCGGTTGATGTTTGAGTCGTCGAGTTTGCGGTGCCGGTCCCGTTTTCCATAGATGAGCATCCGGCAGCGACTGCGATCAGCAACAGCAAGATGCTCAAGGACTCTTGTGTTTCTAAAATTTTCCAAGACATAAATGAGAACCAGTGGACTATTGAAAAGTGATAGCCATGGGAATGGACGAAATTACCAGCATGGGCACTGTATCAGCCTGACGGTGTCATGGCTGGTAGCCCCTTGAAGCCCAGAATTCTCGGATGATCAAAATTTACTCATGAAGGGCCTAGGATTGGGCTGATCGATATGGGACAATTCTGCAAGTCAGGTTCCGCGTCTTCGTGATGCCAAAAGGGTGACAGACAATGGCCTATCTAGAGATTGTCAGATCAGGATCAATGCGTATCCAGCCCAGTAGCCCTGCCGGGTTTAGTGGCCAGGGTGATCACCACAGTCAAATGGAAAAGGCACAACTTGATGGTGGCCCGATCTCGGTTGGCCGACATGTTCACAATTTGATTGTGCTCAATGATCAAGATGTCAGTAGGCATCATTGCATCATTGATCAAGCGGGCAGCACTTTTACCGTTCGTGACTTAGCATCGCATAATGGAACGCGCATAAACGGGCGTCTATTAGAGGAGCCTGTGCATTTACAAGATGGTGATGTTATTGCAATTGGGCAAACGATGATAAAGTTCATCAATCGCTCTTTATGGACAAAGCTTGCCAACAATTCCTAATGTGAGGTAGTGGTCTACTCTCGGGAATGCCCCCTAAATATTGTGTGTCAATGATAGATCACATTACGCTGACAACTTCTGGCCAAGGCCTCTATGAAATCACACAAGAACTGCGAGCGATGGTTGTTACTTCGGGCATTAAAGATGGCCTCATGACGGTCATGATTCAGCACACGTCAGCAAGTCTTACCGTTCAAGAAAATGCTGATCCGACTGCTCGGCGCGATCTTGAGCACTGGTTGGCTCGCCTTGTTCCCGAGAATGATCCCCTCTACAAACACACCTGCGAGGGCCCCGATGACATGCCTGCTCATATTAAGTCAGCGTTGACGGATGTTTCATTATCAATTCCGATTGTCAATGGTGCGCCAGCTTTAGGGACCTGGCAGGGTGTCTTTGTATGGGAACATCGTAAGAGCCCACATCGCCGAAAAATGGTGATTCATCTCTATGGAGATTGACGTAATGGGGTAGTTACTTCAGGATGCACCCATGGTTATTGAATGTGACAATTGTAGTCAGAATTTTGAACCCACAGGGCTCGCGCCAGGTGCTGATCGCACGGCTTGCCCACATTGTGGTGATATCAATAGACTGCCTGTCCAGGAGCAGGCTAGCTCGGGAGCGACAAAGACTGAATCTTTAGGATCTGATGAACGCCAGCTACTGCACCTTCGACGGGCCATGTTTCGAGCCAGACCGTTGGCATTTTCGCTCATGATTGTCCTGCTGGTGATTTCAGTTGCTGCTGGTATTTATGGGATCGCTGCAGATGATGAAGCGTCTTGGATGCGCGATGTGGTTGCGTATCTTGGCGTGCTGGGACTGCTCGCTGGTTTGATTTGGTGGGGGGTCTGGTACATCGGGCATCTTTCTGAGTCGATTCGAGTCACGAGCCACCGAACGATGCATCGCAAGGGGCTTCTCGCTCGGCATACCAATGAGGTACTCCACTCACATGTTCGTAATTTGCGCATCGAGCAGAGCTTCTTCCAGCGGTTGACTGGGGTTGGCCGGATCGTTCTGGATTCATCAGCTGGTGGTAGCGATCCAACAGCTGAAATTAGTGTCTCTGACGTTCCTGGGCCATTCGAAGTCAAGAAGATCATCGATCAGCATCGTGGGTTAAGAGATCCAAACCCATCCTGAGTCCCTCTGCTAGACTGGCAGGTTAATGCTTAATTCCAGGAGACCACTCAGATGAAAATCTATGAGTATCAGGCCCGTCAATTACTAGCTGACGCGGGTGTTCCCGTACCAGATGCCTCAGTTGCGAAGTCAGTTGAAGAGGTAAAAGCACATGCTGCTCGGATCCTAAAGAGTGGGGCCGAACAAGTTGTTGTTAAGGCGCAGGTTCATGCCGGTGGCCGTGGCAAAGCCGGTTTTGTAAAATTAGTAAAGAGTGTTGATGAAGCCGTCGAAGCAGGCACGTTCATGCTCAATAATCGTATGGTCTCAAATCAAACTGGTCCTGAGGGCTTAGCTGTCACGACGCTATTGGTCGCAGAGGCTGTGGATATTGAGCATGAGTACTACGTGGCCATTACCACAGACCGAGGCAACAGCTGCAATGCACTGATTGCCTCGTCAGAGGGTGGCGTTGAAATTGAGACCGTTGCAGAAAGTAATCCGCAGGCCATTCACCATGTGCTGATTGATCCGCTTGGAGGGCTTGAGCCTTATCAGGCCAGAGCGCTGGCATTCGAGCTGGGTATGAAGGGCAAGCAGATTAATCAGGCGGCCAGTATCTTCATGAAGCTGGTCAAACTTTATGAATCGAAAGATGCTTCACTCGTTGAAATCAATCCACTGATCTTGACGCCGGCAACAGCGGATGCGCCTGATGGTCGTCTCCTGGCGATTGATGCCAAGTTTAATTTTGACGACAACGCGCTGTTCCGCCACAAAGACATCGAAAGCTTGCATGACAAGGCCACCGAGAATCCATCTGAACAAAGAGCGAAAGAGGCTGGCCTCAACTTCGTGGCCTTAGATGGCAATATTGGCTGTCTTGTGAACGGTGCTGGTTTAGCCATGAGCACCATGGACATCATCAAACTGGCGGGCGGCGAACCAGCGAATTTCCTTGATGTTGGTGGTGGGGCAGATGAAGAAGCAGTCACAGAGGCATTTCGCATTATCCTTGGCGATGAAAAGGTGCAGGGTGTTCTGGTCAATATCTTTGGCGGCATCATGCAGTGTGATCGGATTGCTCGTTCGATTGTGACGGCAGCAAATGAAGTCGGTTTTTCAGTACCCTTGGTTGTTCGGTTGGAAGGCACCAATGTCGACGAGGCACGAGAGATCCTTCGTGCTGCTCAAGATGAAATACCCACGCTCCAAGGTGCTACTGATCTTGCTGATGCGGCCACAAAGGTGGCAGCAGCCGTGAACAACTGATTGGACAAATGCTTGCTTGTGCTCTTTGATATTGATGGCACCATGCTACTGACGCGCGGGGTTGGGGTATCTGCATTCTTAGAAGCAGCTCAATCGCTATTCAAAGTAGAACTGACATTTGAAGGCGTCGAAGTACATGGTCGTACAGATCCACTGATTTGGCAGGCGCTGGCGAAACGAAACGGCATTGAAGATCATGAGCCCTACGCAGACCAACTAAGAGAAGGCTATCACCGGATCCTCAAGCATCGTGTCGATCAGGGGGGGACGCGATTTGATGCACTTGCTGGAGCTGCAGCGTTGATCAAAGCTGTTGGTGATCATGCGGCAATGACTGCTGGGCTGTTGACAGGCAACTTTCAGGAAACGGGTGAAATAAAACTCCATGCAGCTGGTTTTGATCCTGCAGCATTTGAGGTGTGCGCCTGGGGGGCCGACGCGCAAACGCGCCGTGGCTTGCCACCAGTTGCAATGAAGAGATTCCAGCAAGCGGTTGGGCGGTCAATCGCGGCTCATGAAGTTGTCATTATTGGTGACACCACCCATGATATTGATTGCGCTCGCGCCAATGGCTGCTGGGCGATTGCAGTTGCTACAGGCGGGGATACCAAAGAAACGCTTGCTGCCTGTGAACCAGACCTACTTGTCGATGACCTATCTGATAC from Phycisphaerales bacterium includes the following:
- the ade gene encoding adenine deaminase, with product MNADEQTNRVDPQLIAVARGDEPADLLLTGGRVVNVFTRTIEEVQIAIYGQRIAGVGPDYRVAREVVDLGGAYVSPGLIDAHMHVESTQMRPSDFCRVVVPRGMAGAVFDPHEIANVLGIEGIKFLMEDALGIPMNCFFAASSCVPASPLESSGTTLLAEDLAPLFDESQIIALAEMMNFPGVVNADPSVLAKVALGISHGIVDGHCPQLRGMGLQAYLSAGISSDHECTTAEEAQEKLAAGMRIYIREGSAAKNLEALLPVVTPANASRFSFCTDDRDPVDLQEEGHLDHVVRKSVRLGLDPATALAMGSLHTAEHYGLRDYGAIAPGRYADLFICDDLKTLRATMVLHHGRVVAQDGCLTADLPAPSDVPKHMLNTVVLPEDLSEKSLMVSAPDDLGLIKVIHMLPGQIVTGSLDMTPAVVNGEIVSDIEQDVVKAAVIERHHGTGNIGLAFVHGFGITNGALASTVGHDAHNLAVVGTNDADMICAANALAATQGGQCVVQNGQVLAVVPLALAGLISVESTVALVESRRLLAQACDQIGCTLPDPTMALSFMPLSVIPHLKVSDQGLIDVDQFQIVGIAR
- a CDS encoding phosphatase PAP2 family protein, with amino-acid sequence MIESNKQPGSLPRWLQPAYLDDPTNRRWFFCLAATLIVAGLLCWFFADQQMAQANYDFRSKATVLPAEFLTTFGRTEPWIASFLAILIAARIGRFQAVAAWAWFGLLSIILSGLLVPLIKITIGRVRPGLFLEEGIYGFQFFEIGYHFNSCPSGHATTIATACTVFWLMNRRLGPLWVLIAAAVGATRVILEAHFMSDVFMGFLTGVTVTLLIQMWWISDNQRKFLMPYEASLKLRQRAMPTI
- a CDS encoding FHA domain-containing protein, which codes for MAYLEIVRSGSMRIQPSSPAGFSGQGDHHSQMEKAQLDGGPISVGRHVHNLIVLNDQDVSRHHCIIDQAGSTFTVRDLASHNGTRINGRLLEEPVHLQDGDVIAIGQTMIKFINRSLWTKLANNS
- a CDS encoding secondary thiamine-phosphate synthase enzyme YjbQ gives rise to the protein MIDHITLTTSGQGLYEITQELRAMVVTSGIKDGLMTVMIQHTSASLTVQENADPTARRDLEHWLARLVPENDPLYKHTCEGPDDMPAHIKSALTDVSLSIPIVNGAPALGTWQGVFVWEHRKSPHRRKMVIHLYGD
- a CDS encoding PH domain-containing protein translates to MVIECDNCSQNFEPTGLAPGADRTACPHCGDINRLPVQEQASSGATKTESLGSDERQLLHLRRAMFRARPLAFSLMIVLLVISVAAGIYGIAADDEASWMRDVVAYLGVLGLLAGLIWWGVWYIGHLSESIRVTSHRTMHRKGLLARHTNEVLHSHVRNLRIEQSFFQRLTGVGRIVLDSSAGGSDPTAEISVSDVPGPFEVKKIIDQHRGLRDPNPS
- the sucC gene encoding ADP-forming succinate--CoA ligase subunit beta, which gives rise to MKIYEYQARQLLADAGVPVPDASVAKSVEEVKAHAARILKSGAEQVVVKAQVHAGGRGKAGFVKLVKSVDEAVEAGTFMLNNRMVSNQTGPEGLAVTTLLVAEAVDIEHEYYVAITTDRGNSCNALIASSEGGVEIETVAESNPQAIHHVLIDPLGGLEPYQARALAFELGMKGKQINQAASIFMKLVKLYESKDASLVEINPLILTPATADAPDGRLLAIDAKFNFDDNALFRHKDIESLHDKATENPSEQRAKEAGLNFVALDGNIGCLVNGAGLAMSTMDIIKLAGGEPANFLDVGGGADEEAVTEAFRIILGDEKVQGVLVNIFGGIMQCDRIARSIVTAANEVGFSVPLVVRLEGTNVDEAREILRAAQDEIPTLQGATDLADAATKVAAAVNN
- a CDS encoding HAD hydrolase-like protein, which translates into the protein MLFDIDGTMLLTRGVGVSAFLEAAQSLFKVELTFEGVEVHGRTDPLIWQALAKRNGIEDHEPYADQLREGYHRILKHRVDQGGTRFDALAGAAALIKAVGDHAAMTAGLLTGNFQETGEIKLHAAGFDPAAFEVCAWGADAQTRRGLPPVAMKRFQQAVGRSIAAHEVVIIGDTTHDIDCARANGCWAIAVATGGDTKETLAACEPDLLVDDLSDTAGIMDWILAHAGRTPA